The DNA window AAATCTGCAGCTGGCAGTACGCTTTCTCAGACCCCAAAGAAAAAAAGTAAATAAACTGATAAAGTTACCTAGAATCATACAAACCCACGCACACCAAAATATTGTCCTTGAGATGGGGATGCTAATATCCGTCGTCGGTCAGGGAAATATCACAATTCTGCAAAAGGGGACACATCGAAGTACCATTCGAAGTACAAGGAATACTCTATATACCATTCGGAGACTGTGCCGAAGCTCACTGACAGGTTAAGGGCTGCCAGGCTCGTTCTGAGCACCGACAACATAACTAGAGCCACAAGCTAGTATTCTTATTTTATGAAAAAGCTTTTTCCATGCTTCGTTGTGCCTGCGCCCTTACAGGTATGATGATTATTACACTAAAACGACGAAGGATAGGGCGAAATTGTCACATCTGAACATATTCATCGACGGTTCGTGGCTGTTCAAGGTTTGCCAGGCTGGTGGAGTATTGTCTCGAACTACTGAAGATGACACCAGACCCTTCAAACTGGACTTCGATAAACTGAACAAGCTTCTGCTGTCCCATGCGCAAAGCGCTTCGACCGAATGCGATTCGATAGGAGAATGTTTTATAGCAACGTCGATCTTCGCTTTACCAGACGTTTTCGATGACTGGCCGAATCGCTTTGACGATATTACTGAGCAGAACATCGAAATAACTCGTAAGAACGTCAATGCCAGGGAACGTATGGTCCGTAATGCCGTTGACAATGCGGGATACAATGAATCTGCAGTCTTCAGGCCTCCAATACGTGACTACATCATTCAACAGTTGATGAATCGTCAATATCAGGAGAAACAAGTTGACGCTGCAGTGGTAGCTCTCCTTGTACGTTCCGCCATAACAAGGCCCGATGACTATCATGTTGTATTGACAGGAGACTCCGATATCCTTCCCGCCATTAAGGTGGCCTATCCCACGTATTCTGAAAACGTGTTCTTGGCTACAACTCACCCAGATGAGTTGAAGGCTGAACACAGGCAAACATCTTTCTCCTTAAGCAACTTTAGTTTTGCTTTGGATCCAGTTTATCTGCAAGATGTGACAGAGAAGATTATCCAAGGCATGCACAGCTATAAATGCGCGAATTGCAGCCGAGTATTTGTCCGGTCCAACCCTATTCCTGCTGGAGCCCGCCCTTATTGCAATCCTTGTTATCAGCAGCGCACATAGCAAATGAAAATAAATTATGTCTACTCATGAAAACATAACATTTCGTTCCAGCAGAAACTGAGGTTTTTGGCTCATCGCGGCATGTTCTATTGATTCCACCAAATTAAGCTGGACTCATAGTTATGTTTTGTGGCTTTGCGATACCATCGCAGTACATCTAACCAACCATCATTCCCCAAAGATAAAAGAATACTACTTCCAGTGGACAGCATACATCGCTGCAGCTGGTCTGGTACGGCAACCAGACCCAGATGGCGTGAACATCTAAGCTCAGGCTTTGATCTCATCCTTGGCCACCAAAAGACAAATAATGTCCTGGTTCACCCAAGAGCCCAGAACCGTCCAGGCAAGGACAAAATCTGCTAACGACCCTAACCGCTGCTAGGCGCCCATAGGGGTGGTGCTTCAACAGCCCAAGCTCAAGTCCCGCTCCGGCCCCCGGCCCCTGTTCGCTAGTCGGCATGGAGACTCAGGCTTTAGACAGCGAACAGCGGCCGGTGACCTCCGCTCTGATCCAGGTGTTTCATCAGTCATCAACAAGAAGCTAAGGTGCAGCTACAGCCCTCCGAGACTGGCCCGGTCAGGGATCAGGTAAGTCTTTGCTGTGCCCTTGACCGGGTCCAGATTCTCCGGGCTTCCGCTGATCAAACGAAATCTCTTCCCGCCCACCGCCCCATAAGACACGGTTGTTTACCAGCCTGTGCTAATTCCCCCGCTCCACAGCCCGCGGACTGGGCGCGCAGACGCACCCAGACCGCGTGCCGTTCCGCTTCAGCTACCGGTAATTCCAAGGTAGGACAAGAGCTGATAAGGTGCAGCAAAAGCCAGCCAACCCTGGCCCCGGTCAGGGATCATAAGTCTTTTGGTTGTGCCCGTGACCGGTGCCAGGCCGGCGGCTTTGCTGATCATCGTTATATCTTCTCCCGCCCATTCACCCCTCTAACCGGTTTTTCATCGATCCGGTGATGTTCCCGCTACGCGCCCCACGGCCAGGGACCGCAGCCGGACCCGGACCGCGTGACGCTTCGCTTGGTTAAGGGGTGATTCATCAAATGAAAGACAAATAAGGTGCCGGCCCACCAGGCGGCCAACGCCGGTCAGATAAGGTAGGGATCAGGTACCAACTCTGACCAGCGTTCCTACGCCTGACGGGCCGTGTCTCCTAAATCTGTTCCCGTCCGCCACCCCTAAATGCACGGCTCTTGTACAGCTGGTCGCAAATTCCCGCTCCACTGG is part of the Desulfovermiculus halophilus DSM 18834 genome and encodes:
- a CDS encoding NYN domain-containing protein, which gives rise to MSHLNIFIDGSWLFKVCQAGGVLSRTTEDDTRPFKLDFDKLNKLLLSHAQSASTECDSIGECFIATSIFALPDVFDDWPNRFDDITEQNIEITRKNVNARERMVRNAVDNAGYNESAVFRPPIRDYIIQQLMNRQYQEKQVDAAVVALLVRSAITRPDDYHVVLTGDSDILPAIKVAYPTYSENVFLATTHPDELKAEHRQTSFSLSNFSFALDPVYLQDVTEKIIQGMHSYKCANCSRVFVRSNPIPAGARPYCNPCYQQRT